Proteins co-encoded in one Gimesia chilikensis genomic window:
- a CDS encoding PSD1 and planctomycete cytochrome C domain-containing protein — MVKQTCSLFLLSCLMLTVSLGNSAFAESGAAPADFDFASDIRPLLSDACFACHGPDDEHREADFRMDLKEGLFGKAGEQALIVPGKPEESLIYQRMTAEDESLRMPPVDSGKKLSKADIEKIRQWIAAGAPWASHWAFQPPVKPPVPQVKQQSLVQNPIDAFILEKLEQRRLTFSEPADRITRLRRLSLDLIGLPPTIEEVDQFVNDPSPLAWQKQVTRLLASPHYGERWGRLWLDAARYADSNGYEKDAPRNVWLYRDWVIDAFNENKPYDQFITEQIAGDLLPQATQDQKVATGFMRNSMLNEEGGIDPEEFRMAAMFDRMDTIGKSILGLTLQCGQCHTHKYDPLTQENYYQIFACINNSYEASIRGYTDEEQTQRTKLFHKIKAIEEQLKAQKPNWATEMAAWEQSVKQNQPQWHVLKLTNIDSNSQRYFEQPDHSQLAQGYAPSRFTSNFEATVDASQIKALRLELLNHPNLPAGGPGRSTEGLCALTDIKLSVENPQDAKQKANVKFVKASADFANERQQLQNPYADKKGVRGFTGPVEYAIDGDNSTAWGIDGGPGRMNQPHEAVFNAEKPFGYAAGTKLKISLVQMHGGWNSDDNQTMNLGRFRISYTTDENAAADQVPDRVRELLTISAEQRTLQQQSEIFSYWRTLVPEWKAQNEQIAALWKQHPKGTTQLVYQERPAPRETHLLERGDFLKQKQVVDPGVPDFLNTLPQGTEVNRLTFARWLVDRQSPTTARAIVNRVWQAYFGQGIVATSEDLGSQGAAPTHRKLLDWLSVWFMDEGWDLKKLHTLIVTSNTYQQSSRVTPALLEQDPYNRLLARGPRYRVDAEIVRDIALKASGLLNSEIGGPSVYPPAPAFLFEKPASYGPKTWNVDQDEDRYRRAIYTFRFRSVPYPMLQAFDAPNGDIATVKRNRSNTPLQALTTLNETLFMECATGLAETTLAAKGASDTERIETAFRRCVSRHPSQAEIQLLIRFLQKQRDYFAGHPDEVKQITTTNNSPEPATAELAAWVALSRILLNMDETITKE; from the coding sequence ATGGTCAAACAAACGTGCTCACTGTTCCTACTGTCTTGCCTGATGCTGACAGTCTCTCTTGGAAATTCCGCCTTTGCAGAATCAGGGGCAGCGCCTGCGGACTTTGATTTCGCTTCCGATATTCGTCCGCTGTTATCCGACGCCTGTTTTGCCTGTCACGGTCCGGATGATGAACACCGTGAAGCCGATTTCCGCATGGATCTCAAAGAAGGACTCTTCGGCAAAGCGGGAGAGCAGGCGCTGATTGTTCCCGGCAAACCGGAAGAGAGTCTGATCTATCAGCGCATGACCGCCGAGGATGAAAGTCTGCGTATGCCTCCTGTAGACTCGGGTAAAAAACTCTCCAAGGCAGACATCGAAAAAATCCGTCAATGGATCGCCGCCGGTGCTCCCTGGGCTTCACACTGGGCCTTTCAGCCACCCGTAAAACCACCCGTTCCCCAGGTGAAACAACAGTCGCTGGTGCAGAATCCGATTGATGCATTCATCCTGGAAAAACTTGAACAGCGACGCCTCACGTTTTCCGAACCAGCAGACCGCATCACGCGTCTGCGTCGCTTGAGTCTCGATCTGATCGGCCTGCCTCCCACCATTGAAGAGGTCGATCAATTCGTCAACGACCCGAGCCCTTTAGCCTGGCAGAAACAGGTGACCCGTTTGCTCGCTTCTCCCCACTATGGCGAGCGCTGGGGTCGTCTCTGGCTCGATGCCGCCCGCTATGCCGACTCGAACGGTTATGAAAAAGATGCGCCCCGGAATGTCTGGCTCTATCGCGACTGGGTGATTGATGCCTTCAACGAAAACAAACCTTACGATCAGTTCATTACCGAACAGATCGCCGGTGACCTGCTGCCTCAGGCAACACAGGATCAAAAAGTCGCCACCGGCTTCATGCGGAACTCCATGCTCAACGAAGAAGGGGGAATCGACCCCGAAGAATTTCGCATGGCAGCCATGTTCGACCGCATGGATACGATCGGCAAAAGTATTCTGGGGCTGACACTGCAGTGCGGACAATGTCACACACACAAATACGATCCACTGACGCAGGAGAATTATTACCAGATCTTCGCCTGCATCAACAACTCCTACGAAGCCAGCATTCGCGGTTATACGGATGAAGAACAGACGCAGCGCACTAAACTCTTTCACAAGATCAAAGCGATTGAAGAACAGCTGAAAGCACAGAAGCCGAACTGGGCCACAGAGATGGCTGCCTGGGAACAAAGTGTCAAGCAGAACCAGCCTCAGTGGCACGTGCTGAAGCTCACAAACATCGACAGTAACTCGCAGCGCTACTTCGAACAGCCCGATCATTCACAGCTGGCACAGGGTTATGCACCGTCCCGCTTCACCTCGAATTTTGAAGCGACCGTCGATGCGTCCCAGATCAAGGCCCTGCGGCTGGAACTCTTGAATCATCCCAACCTGCCCGCAGGCGGACCCGGCCGTTCGACTGAGGGTTTGTGTGCTCTCACCGACATCAAGCTCAGTGTCGAAAATCCTCAGGATGCAAAACAGAAAGCCAACGTCAAATTCGTAAAAGCCTCGGCAGACTTTGCGAATGAGCGACAACAGCTTCAGAATCCCTACGCAGACAAAAAAGGAGTGCGTGGCTTTACCGGCCCGGTGGAGTATGCCATCGATGGGGACAACTCAACCGCCTGGGGCATTGATGGGGGGCCGGGGCGCATGAATCAGCCTCACGAAGCGGTCTTCAATGCTGAGAAACCATTTGGCTATGCTGCAGGAACGAAGCTGAAAATCAGCCTGGTGCAGATGCACGGCGGTTGGAACAGCGACGATAACCAGACCATGAATCTGGGACGCTTTCGCATCTCGTATACGACAGATGAGAACGCCGCCGCCGATCAAGTTCCCGATCGCGTTCGTGAACTGCTGACGATCTCCGCAGAACAACGCACACTGCAACAGCAGTCGGAAATCTTCAGCTACTGGCGGACGCTCGTCCCGGAGTGGAAAGCGCAGAACGAACAGATCGCCGCCCTCTGGAAACAGCACCCTAAAGGGACGACTCAACTCGTCTATCAGGAACGACCGGCACCGCGCGAAACCCATCTGCTCGAACGCGGCGACTTCCTCAAACAGAAACAGGTGGTCGATCCCGGTGTTCCCGACTTTCTGAATACACTGCCACAAGGGACGGAAGTCAATCGACTGACCTTTGCCCGCTGGCTCGTGGATCGGCAGTCTCCCACAACCGCCCGGGCCATCGTCAACCGTGTCTGGCAGGCCTACTTCGGTCAGGGCATTGTTGCCACCAGTGAAGACCTCGGTTCCCAGGGTGCAGCGCCGACGCATCGCAAACTGCTGGACTGGCTGTCCGTCTGGTTCATGGATGAAGGCTGGGATCTGAAAAAACTGCACACACTGATTGTCACCTCCAACACTTATCAGCAGTCGTCCCGCGTCACTCCCGCACTGCTGGAGCAGGATCCCTACAACCGACTCCTGGCCCGCGGTCCCCGCTATCGCGTTGATGCGGAGATCGTACGCGACATCGCCCTCAAGGCCAGCGGTCTGCTCAATTCCGAAATTGGCGGCCCCTCTGTGTATCCTCCCGCGCCGGCCTTCCTGTTCGAAAAGCCGGCGAGCTACGGTCCCAAAACCTGGAATGTCGATCAGGATGAGGACCGCTACCGCCGGGCCATTTATACCTTCCGTTTCCGTTCTGTCCCCTATCCCATGCTGCAGGCCTTTGACGCCCCGAATGGCGATATCGCGACAGTCAAACGCAACCGTTCCAATACACCACTCCAGGCGCTGACCACGCTCAATGAAACACTGTTCATGGAATGTGCCACGGGGCTCGCGGAAACCACGCTGGCTGCTAAGGGTGCCTCCGATACAGAGCGAATCGAAACCGCTTTCCGCCGCTGTGTCTCCCGACATCCTTCACAGGCAGAGATTCAACTGCTGATCCGCTTCCTGCAGAAGCAACGCGACTATTTCGCAGGGCATCCGGACGAGGTTAAGCAGATCACAACCACCAATAACAGCCCGGAACCTGCCACCGCCGAACTGGCCGCCTGGGTCGCACTTTCGCGTATCCTGCTCAACATGGACGAAACGATTACCAAAGAATAA
- a CDS encoding DUF1501 domain-containing protein — protein sequence MNQIQHPAHPIARRWFLQQCGVGVGAIATAQLLQESGDLLANSTSAPQDPLAPREPHHSPKAKNIIFLFMGGGPSHLELFDDKPVLSKFDGKLPPEELLKGYRAAFINPNSKFLGPKFKFKKHGECGAELSEILPHLADVVDDIAIVKSMKTDAFNHAPAQIQALTGSQLFGKPSLGAWTLYGLGSESKNLPGFVVFSSGNKGPSGGSSCWGSGFLPTTHQGVMFRGGQEPVLYLKNPPGVSTELQRDSLDTLKALNQRHLEQVGDPEIATRINSFEMAYRMQASAPDVMDLSQETKSTLELYGAEPGQTSFANNCLLARRLVERGVRCVQLFHESWDQHGGLVGGLKSNCAATDQASAALIKDLKQRGLLEDTLVVWGGEFGRTPMVQGGNDGRDHHPNAFTMWLAGGGIKGGTTIGRSDDFGFNVIEDEVPVYDLHATILHLLGLDPHQLSFRFQGLDQKLIGVNPAKLVTKILA from the coding sequence ATGAATCAAATACAACATCCCGCACATCCGATCGCCAGACGCTGGTTTCTACAGCAATGCGGCGTCGGCGTTGGAGCAATCGCCACCGCACAACTGCTCCAGGAATCCGGTGACCTGCTGGCAAATTCCACGTCTGCACCGCAGGACCCGCTGGCACCTCGTGAGCCCCACCATTCACCTAAAGCGAAGAACATCATCTTCCTGTTCATGGGGGGCGGACCCAGTCATCTGGAACTGTTCGACGATAAACCAGTGCTGAGTAAATTCGATGGCAAGCTGCCGCCTGAAGAACTGCTCAAAGGTTATCGAGCTGCGTTTATCAACCCGAACTCGAAGTTCCTGGGGCCGAAGTTCAAATTCAAAAAGCACGGAGAATGCGGTGCGGAACTCTCCGAGATCCTGCCCCATCTGGCGGACGTCGTCGATGACATCGCCATCGTGAAAAGTATGAAGACCGATGCCTTCAATCACGCCCCCGCGCAGATTCAGGCACTCACCGGTTCTCAGCTCTTCGGTAAACCGAGCCTCGGCGCCTGGACGCTCTATGGGCTGGGCAGCGAGTCAAAAAATCTGCCGGGCTTTGTGGTCTTCAGTTCCGGCAATAAAGGCCCCAGTGGGGGCAGCTCCTGCTGGGGCAGCGGGTTCCTGCCGACTACGCATCAGGGAGTCATGTTCCGCGGCGGCCAGGAACCGGTGCTCTACCTCAAAAATCCTCCCGGGGTTTCCACTGAACTCCAGCGCGATTCCCTCGATACACTCAAAGCCTTGAATCAGCGGCATCTGGAGCAGGTGGGAGATCCCGAGATTGCCACCCGCATCAATTCCTTTGAAATGGCGTACCGCATGCAGGCCAGTGCACCGGATGTGATGGATCTTTCGCAGGAAACCAAATCAACGCTGGAACTGTATGGTGCAGAACCGGGGCAGACCTCGTTCGCTAATAACTGTCTGCTGGCCCGTCGACTGGTGGAACGGGGCGTTCGCTGCGTGCAGCTCTTCCACGAATCATGGGATCAGCATGGCGGTCTGGTAGGCGGACTCAAGAGTAACTGCGCCGCCACCGATCAGGCATCCGCAGCACTCATCAAGGACCTCAAACAGCGGGGACTGCTCGAAGACACCCTCGTTGTCTGGGGAGGCGAATTCGGACGGACGCCGATGGTGCAGGGGGGCAATGATGGTCGCGATCATCATCCCAACGCTTTTACCATGTGGCTCGCCGGCGGTGGAATCAAAGGGGGGACGACCATCGGTCGTTCCGATGATTTCGGCTTCAATGTGATCGAAGATGAAGTTCCCGTTTACGATCTGCACGCAACGATCCTGCATCTGCTGGGCCTGGATCCGCATCAGTTGTCCTTCCGCTTCCAGGGCCTCGATCAGAAACTGATCGGCGTGAACCCCGCGAAGCTCGTGACAAAAATCCTGGCTTAA